In the genome of Pelodiscus sinensis isolate JC-2024 chromosome 3, ASM4963464v1, whole genome shotgun sequence, one region contains:
- the UGP2 gene encoding UTP--glucose-1-phosphate uridylyltransferase isoform X3 has translation MGCKGPKSLIGVRNENTFLDLTVQQIEHLNKTYNTDVPLVLMNSFNTDEDTKKILQKYSHSRVKIYTFNQSRYPRINKESLLPIAKDVSYSGENTEAWYPPGHGDIYSSFYNSGLLDTLIGEGKEYIFVSNIDNLGATVDLYILNHLMNPPNGKRCEFVMEVTNKTRADVKGGTLTQYENKLRLVEIAQVPKAHVDEFKSVSKFKIFNTNNLWISMSAIKRLQEQNTIDMEIIVNPKTLDGGLNVIQLETAVGAAVKSFENSLGINVPRSRFLPVKTTSDLLLVMSNLYSLNAGSLTMSEKREFPTVPLVKLGSSFTKVQDYLRRFESIPDMLELDHLTVSGDVTFGKNVALKGTVIIIANHGDRIDIPPGAVLENKIVSGNLRILDH, from the exons ATGGGCTGCAAAGGCCCCAAAAGTCTGATTGGAGTGCGGAATGAAAACACCTTCTTGGACCTGACAGTTCAGCAGATTGAA cATTTAAACAAAACCTACAACACAGATGTTCCTCTTGTTTTAATGAACTCCTTTAACACTGATGAAGACACAAAGAAAATCTTACAGAAGTACAGCCACAGTCGTGTGAAAATATATACTTTTAATCAAAGCAG GTATCCGAGAATTAATAAAGAGTCTCTACTGCCAATAGCCAAGGATGTATCTTATTCAGGAGAGAATACTGAAGCGTGGTACCCCCCAGGTCATGGCGATATCTACTCCAGTTTCTATAACTCTGGTCTGCTTGATACTCTtataggagaggggaaagagtACATTTTTGTATCCAATATAGATAACTTGGGAGCAACAGTGGATCTTTACATTCTTAACCATCTTATGAATCCACCGAATGGAAAACGCTGTGAATTTGTCATGGAGGTCACAAATAAAACCAGGGCAGATGTTAAG GGTGGTACACTCACGCAATATGAAAACAAACTCAGGCTGGTAGAAATAGCTCAGGTTCCAAAAGCACATGTTGATGAATTCAAATCTGtgtcaaaattcaaaatattcAATACAAACAACTTGTGGATTTCTATGTCTGCAATTAAACGACTGCAAGAGCAAAACACTATTGATATGGAGATCATTGTTAATCCAAAG ACTTTGGATGGAGGTTTAAATGTTATTCAGCTAGAAACTGCAGTTGGTGCTGCTGTTAAAAGTTTTGAGAATTCTTTGGGGATAAATGTACCGCGTAGTCGTTTTCTGCCTGTCAAGACCACATCGGATCTCTTGCTTGTGATGTCCAACCTGTATAGCCTTAATGCTGGATCCTTAACAATGAGTGAGAAACGTGAATTTCCAACTGTGCCTCTGGTTAAACTGGGAAGTTCTTTCACCAag GTTCAAGATTACCTCAGGAGGTTTGAAAGTATACCAGATATGCTCGAACTGGATCATCTCACGGTTTCAGGTGATGTTACGTTTGGCAAGAACGTTGCCTTGAAG GGAACAGTTATCATCATTGCAAATCATGGTGACCGAATTGACATCCCACCTGGAGCTGTATTAGAGAACAAAATTGTATCTGGCAATCTTAGGATCCTGGACCACTGA